One window from the genome of Cyclobacterium amurskyense encodes:
- a CDS encoding NYN domain-containing protein — MQTDIKIAVLIDADNVPSTQVKEMMEEIAKYGNPTIKRIYGDWTKPQLGKWKNVLLENAINPIQQYGYTTGKNATDSAMIIDAMDILYSDKVNGFCLVSSDSDFTKLATRLRESRMLVLGMGEKKTPNPFIVACDKFIYLEILHNQSEEQENGKNKAKSSVQVDKINPKLIRLISSTISDLADDDGWAFMGDVGNLLQKKQPNFDSRNFGFQKLTPLVSSIANFEVEQRENQNGKHKLIFVRNKE; from the coding sequence ATGCAAACAGATATTAAAATTGCAGTATTGATCGACGCGGATAATGTACCATCCACTCAGGTCAAGGAAATGATGGAAGAGATAGCAAAATATGGCAATCCAACCATTAAAAGGATTTATGGTGACTGGACTAAACCTCAGTTAGGTAAATGGAAAAATGTGCTTTTGGAGAATGCTATAAATCCTATACAGCAATATGGTTATACCACAGGTAAGAATGCCACCGATTCGGCAATGATAATTGATGCCATGGACATTTTGTATTCAGATAAGGTCAATGGTTTCTGTTTGGTTTCTAGTGACAGTGATTTTACCAAATTGGCCACTAGGCTACGTGAATCTAGAATGCTGGTCCTTGGAATGGGGGAGAAAAAAACACCTAATCCATTTATAGTGGCTTGCGATAAATTTATTTATTTGGAAATTCTTCACAATCAGAGTGAGGAGCAGGAGAATGGTAAAAATAAAGCTAAATCATCTGTTCAAGTTGATAAAATTAACCCGAAACTTATCCGATTGATCTCCAGTACAATTTCTGATTTAGCAGATGATGATGGATGGGCTTTTATGGGAGATGTTGGAAATTTACTTCAAAAGAAGCAACCCAATTTTGATTCAAGGAATTTCGGATTTCAGAAATTGACACCGTTAGTGAGTTCTATAGCTAACTTTGAGGTAGAACAGAGGGAAAATCAAAATGGCAAACACAAATTGATCTTCGTAAGAAACAAGGAGTAA
- a CDS encoding toxin-antitoxin system YwqK family antitoxin: protein MPDKNNPSKKTEIIDGLTIKYHANGKTIWSKGEIINGQAEGYWEWYRIDGTIKRSGHFIKGEAVGEWITYDSDGKVYKVTKR from the coding sequence ATGCCAGATAAAAACAATCCATCTAAAAAAACCGAAATTATTGATGGACTTACCATTAAATACCACGCCAATGGTAAAACGATATGGTCTAAAGGAGAAATAATCAATGGGCAGGCAGAAGGGTACTGGGAATGGTACCGAATTGACGGAACCATCAAGCGGTCAGGTCATTTCATTAAGGGGGAAGCCGTGGGAGAATGGATTACTTATGATAGCGATGGCAAGGTTTATAAAGTGACTAAAAGATAA
- a CDS encoding Ca2+-dependent phosphoinositide-specific phospholipase C, with protein MMLRCFIIGLSFLFFNCENKTHQVDENTNLKINEIQYIGTHNSYKKAIPEELLEQIKQENLEMANSLDYSHPTIWMQLDAGLRLLELDIYHDPEGGRFSNPLGKELVAPENWDAGFDLPGFKVFHVQDIDFLSHHALFRDYLSDLKNWSLLHPNHLPIFISINAKDANFPDRGFATALPFDQSVFSLVDKEIEDFLGVEKLIKPKDVRGSFKDLRTAIIESGWPELSSSRGKFIFILDEREPKVAEYLSNSKEGNEGHMFVTVPEDHPMSAIHIINDPIQNQKQIKALVEKGFIVRTRADAGTKEARANTTERREMAFSSGAQLISTDYYVADPRWEGAYAVQFEGGKYSRINPLFPSEMEEDIALSEEVKPVIALDPETFTIAKEQMKGLVLDVRTSEEVKHGVISGAINMDFLQEDFSNRITELDKNETILVYCKVGGRSGKAADLLVKNGFKHVYHLEGGYDRWKNSGFPVDE; from the coding sequence ATGATGTTAAGGTGTTTTATAATTGGCTTATCCTTTTTATTTTTCAATTGTGAAAATAAAACACATCAGGTAGATGAAAATACTAACCTGAAAATTAATGAGATTCAATATATTGGCACTCATAATAGCTATAAAAAGGCAATACCTGAGGAGCTTTTGGAGCAAATTAAGCAGGAAAACCTTGAAATGGCCAATAGTCTTGATTATAGCCATCCTACTATTTGGATGCAACTTGATGCAGGATTACGATTATTGGAACTGGACATTTACCATGACCCAGAAGGAGGACGATTTAGTAATCCTCTTGGGAAAGAATTGGTAGCACCAGAAAATTGGGATGCAGGTTTTGACCTCCCGGGCTTTAAAGTATTTCATGTACAGGATATAGATTTTTTAAGTCATCATGCTTTGTTTAGGGATTATTTGTCAGATTTAAAAAACTGGTCCTTATTACATCCCAATCACTTGCCAATTTTCATCAGCATAAATGCCAAAGATGCCAATTTCCCTGATCGAGGTTTTGCAACAGCACTTCCATTTGATCAGTCGGTATTTAGTTTGGTAGACAAAGAAATAGAAGACTTTCTAGGAGTTGAAAAATTAATAAAGCCAAAAGACGTAAGAGGGTCGTTTAAAGATCTAAGGACTGCTATAATCGAATCAGGCTGGCCGGAATTATCGTCATCTCGGGGTAAATTTATTTTTATTTTGGATGAAAGAGAACCAAAAGTAGCTGAGTACCTATCTAATTCCAAAGAGGGAAATGAAGGGCATATGTTTGTCACTGTACCTGAAGACCATCCCATGTCTGCAATACATATTATTAATGATCCCATTCAAAATCAAAAACAGATAAAGGCTTTGGTGGAAAAAGGTTTTATAGTAAGAACCAGAGCTGATGCAGGGACAAAGGAAGCGAGAGCCAATACTACTGAACGAAGGGAAATGGCATTTTCCAGTGGAGCCCAATTGATTAGTACAGATTATTATGTAGCTGACCCAAGGTGGGAAGGCGCTTATGCAGTTCAATTTGAAGGAGGGAAGTACAGTCGTATTAATCCCTTGTTTCCAAGTGAGATGGAAGAAGACATCGCTTTATCTGAAGAAGTAAAACCTGTAATAGCTCTTGACCCAGAAACTTTTACTATTGCGAAGGAGCAAATGAAAGGGCTTGTCTTGGATGTTAGAACGAGTGAGGAGGTAAAACATGGGGTTATTTCTGGTGCAATTAACATGGACTTTCTGCAAGAAGATTTTTCTAATAGAATCACAGAATTGGATAAAAATGAAACAATTTTGGTGTATTGCAAAGTAGGAGGGAGAAGCGGAAAGGCCGCTGATTTGTTGGTGAAAAATGGATTCAAACATGTTTACCACCTGGAAGGGGGGTATGATCGGTGGAAGAATAGTGGTTTTCCAGTGGACGAATAA
- a CDS encoding sulfatase, which produces MSQKYLLLFFISLCLTSLSGKAQQDRPNILMIAVDDLNNFVGEMGHPDAITPNMDKLIKSGLLFSNAQCQSPMCSPSRTAIMTGLRPSTTGIYGFIDDKKIKETNEATREAKMMHEYFKEQGYHTMGIGKIYHNHAPKDLFDESGGRAKGFGPYAKQNFHWDKERTSTDWGPFPEKDQQMPDYHTAEWAAERLKREYDKPFFLSVGFLRPHVPWYVPQRWFDLYDTAKLHLPPYLDTDREDLPEIALAIDDLPMMPTTEWAIANDQWKNILQGYLASVSFVDHYIGEVLNALEKSKYAENTIIVLWSDHGYRLGEKNTFAKVALWNSATAAPLVFAGPGIPKNKKVDVPVELFSIYPTLTDLAKLPSAENIEAESIYPLILNPKLKWEQPAIVTWARNNHAIVTSDYRYIHYEDGSEELYRLKKDPNEWHNLAEQKKYQGVKERLAQYLPQINVKWAKESKYDNNEYFIQQKIKQSE; this is translated from the coding sequence ATGTCCCAAAAGTACCTTTTACTGTTTTTTATAAGTCTTTGTCTTACTAGCCTTAGCGGAAAAGCCCAACAAGATCGACCCAATATATTGATGATTGCGGTAGATGATTTGAATAATTTTGTAGGAGAAATGGGGCATCCGGATGCCATTACTCCCAATATGGACAAGCTTATAAAAAGTGGTTTGCTCTTTTCCAATGCCCAATGTCAATCGCCAATGTGCAGTCCATCGCGAACGGCGATAATGACAGGTCTCAGGCCTTCCACAACAGGTATCTATGGTTTTATAGATGACAAAAAGATCAAGGAAACCAATGAGGCTACTCGTGAAGCCAAAATGATGCATGAGTATTTCAAAGAGCAAGGTTATCATACCATGGGAATAGGTAAAATTTACCACAATCATGCCCCGAAGGACTTATTTGATGAAAGTGGTGGACGAGCCAAAGGTTTTGGACCCTATGCAAAGCAAAATTTCCATTGGGACAAAGAGAGAACCTCGACAGATTGGGGGCCATTTCCGGAGAAAGACCAACAAATGCCGGATTACCATACTGCAGAATGGGCAGCAGAAAGGCTCAAAAGAGAATATGATAAACCCTTTTTCCTTTCTGTAGGCTTCTTACGACCGCATGTGCCATGGTATGTGCCACAAAGATGGTTTGACCTATATGATACAGCAAAACTTCATCTTCCACCTTATTTGGATACAGATCGGGAGGATTTACCCGAAATAGCTCTTGCGATTGATGATTTGCCTATGATGCCTACCACCGAATGGGCCATAGCCAATGATCAGTGGAAAAATATCCTTCAAGGTTATTTGGCTAGTGTTTCCTTTGTAGACCATTATATAGGGGAAGTATTGAATGCTTTGGAGAAAAGCAAGTATGCTGAAAACACCATAATTGTCCTTTGGTCTGACCATGGCTATCGATTGGGAGAAAAAAATACCTTTGCCAAGGTGGCACTTTGGAACAGTGCAACAGCAGCTCCTCTTGTTTTTGCAGGACCAGGTATTCCGAAAAATAAAAAGGTAGATGTGCCTGTGGAATTGTTTTCAATTTACCCTACACTCACCGATCTGGCGAAGCTTCCTTCAGCAGAGAATATAGAAGCAGAAAGTATTTATCCTCTGATACTAAATCCTAAGCTAAAATGGGAACAACCTGCTATTGTTACTTGGGCTAGAAACAACCATGCCATCGTTACAAGTGATTATAGGTATATCCATTATGAGGATGGTTCAGAGGAATTGTATCGATTAAAGAAGGATCCCAATGAATGGCACAATCTAGCTGAACAAAAGAAGTACCAGGGAGTAAAAGAGAGACTGGCCCAATACCTACCTCAAATTAATGTGAAATGGGCTAAGGAATCAAAGTACGATAACAACGAATATTTTATCCAACAAAAGATAAAACAAAGTGAGTAA
- a CDS encoding DUF445 domain-containing protein: MRSKIGRNSLLIAVSGFLLLESGIYLGYLEMGIWRILATGFEAGTIGGLADWFAVSALFYEIPIPYVRKHTNIIVKNREKLTEGIVDLVTTKWLSPKVLEERLMHIKIAEGLLQSLESGENLNKLLGFFGGIFRRISGEMDNPQLVVLVQKLLKDRLDSSDIAKPTGKWLQGIVTEGKHHEFIAIAIDQFSISIKEPETRAIVLGKLKSALASYASRDWVKKSAVWLGKKTGGIDPDLMIDRILDLVLAFLEEIKDNPAHPIRKKLENYVMEFATNLESGDEKTLAYVDNLKRNWVLNDQTKGMINKVLNKIKENMNEQFSSSDTPLMQLLSRQLGRFLNELREDNSSRTQIDMWLRKTITHLVTKYHHELGGMVRSSLAKLDDKGIMLQIKDKVGYDLQYIRLNGAVVGGLVGLIIATIRWAIH; the protein is encoded by the coding sequence TTGAGAAGTAAAATTGGAAGGAATTCTTTACTTATTGCTGTTTCGGGATTTTTACTCTTAGAGTCCGGTATCTATTTAGGTTACTTAGAAATGGGAATATGGCGTATTCTTGCTACTGGTTTTGAGGCAGGAACCATAGGTGGTTTGGCAGATTGGTTTGCTGTGAGTGCTTTATTTTATGAGATACCTATTCCATATGTCAGAAAACATACAAATATAATTGTAAAAAACAGAGAGAAATTAACTGAGGGGATAGTTGATCTGGTGACTACAAAATGGTTGTCTCCAAAAGTTCTCGAAGAGAGGCTGATGCACATTAAAATTGCAGAGGGCTTATTGCAATCATTAGAATCGGGTGAAAATTTAAATAAACTTTTAGGGTTCTTTGGCGGTATCTTTCGACGGATTTCTGGTGAAATGGACAATCCTCAGTTGGTAGTTCTGGTACAAAAATTACTTAAAGATAGACTTGATAGTTCAGATATTGCCAAGCCTACCGGGAAATGGCTACAAGGTATTGTGACGGAAGGAAAACACCATGAATTTATAGCCATTGCAATTGATCAATTTTCTATTTCCATTAAAGAGCCTGAAACCAGAGCCATTGTTTTAGGAAAGTTGAAAAGTGCATTAGCATCCTACGCAAGTAGGGATTGGGTGAAAAAATCCGCCGTTTGGTTAGGAAAGAAAACCGGAGGAATAGACCCAGATTTAATGATTGACAGAATCTTAGATCTCGTGCTTGCCTTTTTGGAAGAGATAAAAGATAATCCAGCGCATCCAATTCGAAAAAAACTGGAAAATTATGTTATGGAGTTTGCTACTAACCTAGAATCGGGAGATGAGAAGACTCTAGCCTACGTTGATAACCTCAAAAGAAATTGGGTTTTAAATGACCAAACCAAAGGCATGATAAATAAGGTGTTGAATAAAATAAAGGAAAACATGAATGAGCAGTTTTCTTCTTCAGACACACCATTAATGCAATTATTGAGCAGGCAGTTGGGTCGGTTCTTGAACGAACTTCGAGAAGATAATAGCAGTAGAACGCAAATTGACATGTGGTTGAGAAAAACCATTACCCATCTTGTGACCAAATACCATCATGAGTTGGGGGGAATGGTTAGGAGTAGTCTTGCGAAATTGGATGACAAGGGAATAATGCTCCAGATTAAAGACAAGGTAGGCTATGATTTACAGTATATACGCCTAAATGGAGCTGTAGTTGGTGGTTTGGTAGGACTAATAATCGCAACAATAAGGTGGGCTATTCATTGA
- a CDS encoding endonuclease/exonuclease/phosphatase family protein: MNQKSPKILSLAPKHILDEMDALNKVLDQGLPFKKLDHNILIATWNIRAFGGLTEKWEAEDSDSPKRDLHAVLAIAQIISRFDIIAVQELKGNLKAFRHMLKLLGNHWSFILTDVSGGDEGNDERIGFLFDTRKVKLSGLACELVVPNKKAEEIKEGAFDRQFARTPYAVGFKVEDKTFILVSAHVLYGKHASEREGELTAIAKWLREWASSMKSFDQSLILLGDFNIDRMGDPRYDAFVSSGLSVPENLWNVRRTLIDNQTKFYSQIAWFENQNKIPQLSIRYLNGGIFDFGPHIMKKARLSPFQLSWRISDHLPLWAEFSTRG; the protein is encoded by the coding sequence ATGAATCAAAAATCTCCAAAAATATTAAGCTTAGCTCCAAAGCATATTTTGGATGAGATGGATGCTTTAAATAAGGTATTAGATCAGGGACTCCCATTTAAAAAGTTAGACCATAATATACTGATAGCGACTTGGAATATTCGTGCTTTTGGTGGGCTCACTGAAAAGTGGGAAGCTGAAGATTCAGATTCTCCAAAAAGAGACCTACACGCTGTATTGGCTATCGCTCAGATAATCTCTAGGTTTGATATAATAGCTGTTCAGGAGCTCAAAGGTAATTTGAAAGCCTTCAGACATATGCTCAAACTATTGGGCAATCATTGGAGTTTTATTTTAACAGATGTATCAGGAGGAGATGAGGGCAATGACGAAAGGATAGGGTTTTTGTTTGACACCAGAAAAGTAAAGTTATCCGGATTGGCTTGCGAACTTGTTGTGCCCAATAAAAAGGCTGAAGAAATCAAGGAGGGGGCTTTCGATAGGCAATTTGCCAGGACCCCTTATGCAGTGGGCTTTAAAGTAGAGGATAAAACATTTATTCTTGTAAGTGCACATGTCTTGTATGGAAAACATGCTTCTGAGCGAGAAGGTGAATTAACGGCCATTGCCAAATGGCTTCGCGAGTGGGCATCAAGTATGAAATCTTTCGACCAAAGCCTGATTCTTTTGGGTGATTTTAATATTGATAGGATGGGGGATCCAAGGTACGATGCCTTTGTGTCTTCCGGTTTGTCGGTACCAGAAAACCTATGGAATGTAAGAAGAACATTAATAGACAATCAAACGAAATTTTATTCGCAAATTGCTTGGTTTGAAAATCAAAACAAAATCCCTCAACTTTCTATTCGATACCTCAACGGAGGGATATTTGATTTTGGACCTCATATTATGAAAAAAGCTAGATTGAGCCCCTTCCAATTGTCATGGAGAATTTCAGATCATCTCCCGCTATGGGCAGAGTTTTCTACCCGTGGCTAA
- a CDS encoding TolB family protein translates to MKSLIFILLACSIAFSCADSEPIAEKNNKNTVLFPEVSAPIQLVDNGKEHLYASYYGINSFSANQRYATVLETDIVDRLPTEDDEATLGLVDLETMDFKPLTTTRAWNFQQGCMAHWLATSPDSLIIYNDLREGAFVSVIMNVHTQEEIKTIPHPVSAVSPDGTKAISINFSRLRITRSDYGYGGEGQDKKEDVQFPEDDGLFLLDLATGEAELIVSMADVKDLVPEIPEDGIEYFNHTLFSRGGSKIFWLARAIPNRNTTSLIVNIDGTGLQRCFPDDWAGSHFDWLNDEELMVTSSYEGKQYSHVLYTTGKQDYKRLGNGLLDFDGHGTFSPDEKWMVTDTYARENKFREQKIYLMDMKTNAVRTLGQFVTPESFRGYWRCDIHCRWSPNGDMIGFNSVHSGSRQAYLLKLKF, encoded by the coding sequence ATGAAATCCTTAATTTTTATTTTATTGGCATGCAGTATTGCCTTTTCCTGTGCAGATAGCGAACCAATAGCAGAAAAAAACAACAAAAATACCGTTCTTTTCCCTGAAGTTTCAGCTCCCATTCAATTGGTAGACAATGGAAAAGAACACCTTTATGCCAGTTATTATGGTATAAATTCTTTTAGCGCCAATCAAAGGTATGCGACTGTTTTAGAAACGGATATTGTAGATAGGCTCCCAACTGAAGATGATGAAGCAACATTGGGACTTGTAGATCTTGAAACCATGGATTTCAAGCCACTAACTACGACTCGTGCTTGGAATTTTCAGCAAGGATGTATGGCGCATTGGCTGGCTACTTCTCCAGATTCTCTTATTATCTACAATGACCTAAGGGAAGGGGCCTTTGTTTCTGTGATAATGAATGTTCACACGCAAGAAGAAATCAAAACCATTCCCCACCCGGTAAGTGCAGTATCTCCTGATGGAACCAAGGCTATTAGTATTAACTTTTCTCGTCTTCGCATTACCAGGAGCGATTATGGTTATGGTGGAGAAGGGCAGGATAAAAAAGAGGATGTTCAATTCCCCGAAGATGATGGACTATTTCTATTAGACCTAGCCACAGGAGAGGCTGAGCTTATAGTCTCAATGGCTGATGTCAAGGACTTGGTTCCGGAGATCCCTGAGGATGGGATTGAATATTTTAATCATACCTTGTTTAGTCGAGGAGGTTCTAAAATATTTTGGCTAGCAAGGGCTATTCCTAATAGGAATACCACATCTTTGATAGTAAACATAGATGGAACGGGTCTTCAAAGGTGTTTTCCAGACGACTGGGCAGGATCACATTTTGATTGGCTGAATGATGAAGAATTAATGGTCACTAGTTCCTATGAGGGAAAACAATATTCCCACGTATTGTATACTACAGGAAAGCAGGATTATAAAAGGCTTGGAAATGGTCTCCTGGATTTTGATGGACATGGGACTTTCTCACCTGATGAAAAATGGATGGTAACAGATACCTATGCTAGAGAGAACAAATTTCGAGAACAGAAAATCTATTTGATGGATATGAAAACCAATGCTGTGAGAACCTTAGGTCAGTTTGTAACTCCTGAATCATTCAGAGGATATTGGCGCTGTGATATCCATTGTAGGTGGAGTCCAAATGGAGATATGATTGGCTTCAATTCTGTTCATTCCGGATCAAGACAAGCCTACTTACTGAAATTAAAATTCTAA
- a CDS encoding BCCT family transporter produces MMKKHFDIHKPVFWPSVILIFIFILVTIIVGKPMELVFSNIKTFITNKTGWLFIIAVNVFIVFCFYLGFSKYGTIRLGGKDAEPEFSTSSWFAMLFSAGMGIGLLFWGVAEPVNHYANPPFGQPYTVAAAEGAMNLTFLHWGFHAWAIYAVVALSLAFFTYNRKLPLTIRSVFYPLLGEKVNGWMGDCIDVLAVLATLFGLATSLGLGVKQVSGGLFYLFGVPNTILVQVLLIAGITLIATLSVVSGIDKGVKFLSEWNVRIAAILLIFIIIVGPTLFIFRSFVQNIGNYMENILQVSTWTEAYRDNGWQKDWTVFYWAWWISWSPFVGMFIARVSKGRTIREFIFGVLLVPTILTFFWLTALGGSAILLDMQEGLVGNTHSLAKSIVADESIALFVFLENFPYSGVGSIIGILLVTSFFVTSSDSGSLVIDSITAGGKLDAPVGQRIFWATTEGAVAAVLLIGGGLTALKTAAITTGLPFLIILLFMCYSLLKGLKEEYAREKHLAKEMDRKFYEKKLSDVILKKLENDNDSEG; encoded by the coding sequence ATGATGAAAAAACATTTTGACATTCATAAGCCTGTTTTTTGGCCATCTGTCATATTGATTTTTATTTTTATTCTAGTTACCATAATTGTTGGTAAACCCATGGAGTTGGTTTTCTCCAATATCAAAACTTTCATCACGAATAAAACCGGATGGTTATTTATTATTGCTGTCAATGTTTTTATCGTTTTTTGTTTTTATCTGGGATTCAGTAAATATGGTACAATAAGGCTAGGAGGTAAGGATGCTGAACCTGAGTTCAGTACAAGTTCTTGGTTTGCCATGCTTTTTAGTGCAGGTATGGGAATAGGATTGTTGTTTTGGGGAGTGGCAGAGCCGGTAAATCACTATGCCAACCCTCCTTTTGGTCAGCCTTATACTGTTGCGGCAGCAGAAGGAGCCATGAACCTTACTTTTCTTCATTGGGGGTTTCATGCCTGGGCCATATATGCTGTAGTGGCCCTTTCTTTGGCATTTTTCACCTATAATCGAAAATTACCTTTAACCATTAGGTCTGTGTTCTACCCCTTGCTTGGTGAAAAAGTGAATGGTTGGATGGGAGATTGTATTGATGTATTGGCAGTACTTGCTACGCTATTTGGATTGGCTACGTCTTTGGGCTTGGGTGTCAAGCAGGTCAGTGGAGGGCTTTTCTATTTATTTGGTGTTCCAAATACCATTTTGGTTCAGGTGTTGTTGATTGCCGGAATTACTCTAATTGCTACCCTTTCAGTTGTGTCTGGCATTGACAAAGGGGTGAAGTTTCTGAGTGAATGGAATGTAAGGATCGCAGCAATTTTGCTAATATTTATAATTATAGTAGGCCCCACCTTGTTTATTTTCCGATCCTTTGTTCAGAATATTGGGAATTATATGGAAAACATTCTACAGGTATCCACCTGGACAGAAGCCTATAGGGACAATGGCTGGCAAAAAGATTGGACAGTATTTTATTGGGCCTGGTGGATTTCTTGGTCACCTTTTGTAGGAATGTTTATAGCTAGGGTGTCGAAAGGGAGAACCATAAGGGAATTCATATTTGGCGTATTGTTGGTGCCAACCATCCTTACCTTCTTTTGGTTGACTGCCTTGGGTGGTTCTGCCATACTGCTGGACATGCAAGAGGGACTAGTTGGCAATACCCATAGTTTAGCCAAAAGTATTGTTGCTGATGAATCCATAGCCTTGTTTGTTTTCCTAGAAAACTTCCCTTACTCAGGTGTTGGCTCAATCATTGGGATATTATTGGTAACAAGCTTTTTTGTTACCAGTTCAGACTCGGGATCCTTAGTAATAGATAGCATTACGGCAGGAGGTAAGTTGGATGCACCTGTTGGACAACGCATCTTCTGGGCGACTACAGAAGGTGCAGTGGCAGCTGTTCTATTGATTGGTGGAGGTCTTACAGCTTTAAAAACAGCCGCGATAACCACCGGACTGCCCTTTTTAATCATTTTGCTTTTTATGTGTTATTCCCTTTTAAAAGGATTGAAAGAAGAATATGCCAGGGAAAAACATTTGGCTAAAGAAATGGATAGAAAGTTCTATGAGAAAAAATTATCAGATGTGATACTTAAGAAACTTGAAAATGACAATGATTCAGAGGGATAA
- a CDS encoding ATP-binding protein: MSTFFNKQQILFMWDKYLKYIKTICLATEQKADHLDDWRDRLFISGLAFLLPFCLIALIPGLIMAYISNHIAIFIFDSSAFIISVIAALVPGIRLKFRKWAIFLIFYGTGASLIFFVGNYGPGLMYLLSVSLLMILFLPSKQAFISFYLNLFTCTVFSLLIYFKIIVYLPNLPNPDLLHWITVSANLIFLSAVFSFLIPKLFSRLENSLREQYSLQEKLKLRTIKLKESLNEVETKNKELEHFTFVVSHDLQEPLRMVSGFMQLLKKKYSDSLDEKANTYISYAVDGAGRMRELILDLSEYSRINKITEEPERVDPSHILKNLKLTFQSEITAKKAEITSGPLVPILSHASFFSLLIQNLLGNALKYSDPNRPPVIHLSMEEREEDYLFQVSDNGIGIDSDYFDKIFVLFQRLHNKNIGRGTGMGLAIVKKITEILGGDIWVASEVGIGTTFTFTHPKYPSSK; this comes from the coding sequence ATGTCTACTTTTTTTAACAAACAGCAAATATTATTCATGTGGGATAAGTATCTAAAGTATATCAAAACCATTTGTTTGGCCACAGAACAGAAGGCCGATCATTTAGACGATTGGAGAGATAGGCTATTTATATCAGGCTTGGCTTTTTTATTGCCCTTTTGCTTGATTGCGCTCATTCCGGGGCTGATAATGGCTTATATAAGCAATCATATTGCAATCTTTATTTTTGATTCTTCCGCTTTTATAATATCAGTAATCGCAGCTTTAGTTCCTGGTATCCGCCTTAAATTTCGGAAATGGGCTATTTTTTTAATTTTCTATGGAACTGGAGCCTCCCTCATTTTTTTTGTTGGGAATTATGGTCCAGGATTAATGTATCTTTTGTCTGTATCTCTATTAATGATACTGTTTTTACCTAGTAAGCAAGCATTTATTAGTTTTTATCTAAACCTCTTTACTTGTACTGTTTTTAGTTTATTGATATATTTTAAAATAATCGTTTATCTTCCCAACCTTCCCAATCCTGATTTGCTTCACTGGATAACCGTATCTGCAAATTTAATCTTCTTAAGTGCTGTATTTTCTTTTCTCATACCCAAATTATTTTCCAGGCTGGAAAATAGCCTAAGAGAACAATACTCTCTTCAGGAAAAACTCAAATTGAGAACGATTAAACTAAAAGAATCACTTAATGAGGTAGAAACAAAAAACAAGGAATTGGAACATTTCACCTTTGTGGTCTCTCACGACTTACAGGAACCCTTACGGATGGTTTCGGGCTTCATGCAATTACTGAAAAAAAAGTACAGTGACTCATTGGACGAAAAAGCCAATACCTATATTTCCTATGCTGTGGACGGCGCCGGTCGTATGAGGGAATTGATTCTCGACTTGTCAGAATATTCTCGAATTAACAAAATTACCGAAGAGCCTGAACGCGTGGACCCCAGTCATATTCTAAAAAATTTAAAACTAACTTTTCAATCAGAAATAACAGCAAAAAAGGCCGAAATCACCTCGGGTCCATTGGTCCCAATTCTAAGTCATGCAAGTTTCTTTTCACTACTTATTCAAAACCTTTTAGGTAATGCGCTGAAATATTCAGATCCAAACCGCCCTCCAGTGATTCATTTATCTATGGAGGAAAGAGAGGAAGATTACCTGTTTCAAGTCAGCGACAATGGAATAGGAATAGATTCTGATTACTTTGATAAAATCTTCGTTCTATTTCAGCGCCTTCACAATAAAAATATAGGTCGGGGCACAGGAATGGGATTGGCAATTGTTAAAAAAATCACCGAAATATTAGGGGGTGATATTTGGGTAGCCTCAGAAGTGGGGATAGGTACCACATTTACATTTACCCATCCCAAATACCCTAGCTCAAAATAA